From the genome of Vicia villosa cultivar HV-30 ecotype Madison, WI linkage group LG2, Vvil1.0, whole genome shotgun sequence, one region includes:
- the LOC131652539 gene encoding chalcone synthase 4-like, translating to MVSVSEIRKAQRAEGPATILAIGTANPANCVEQSTYPDFYFKITNSEHKTVLKEKFQRMCDKSMIKRRYMYLTEEILKENPSLCEYMAPSLDARQDMVVVEVPRLGKEAAVKAIKEWGQPKSKITHLIFCTTSGVDMPGADYQLTKLLGLRPHVKRFMMYQQGCFAGGTVLRLAKDLAENNKGARVLVVCSEVTAVTFRGPSDTHLDSLVGQALFGDGAAALIVGSDPVPQIEKPIFEMVWTAQTIAPDSEGAIDGHLREAGLTFHLLKDVPGIVSKNIGKALVEAFQPLGISDYNSIFWIAHPGGPAILDQVEQKLALKPEKMRATREVLSEYGNMSSACVLFILDKMRKKSTQDGLKTTGEGLEWGVLFGFGPGLTIETVVLRSVAI from the exons ATGGTTAGTGTCTCTGAAATCCGTAAGGCTCAGAGGGCAGAAGGCCCTGCAACTATCTTGGCCATTGGCACTGCTAATCCAGCTAACTGTGTTGAACAAAGCACATATCCTGATTTTTACTTTAAGATCACTAACAGTGAGCACAAAACTGTTCTCAAAGAGAAATTCCAACGCATGT GTGATAAATCTATGATCAAGAGGAGATACATGTATCTTACtgaagaaattttgaaagaaaatcctAGTCTTTGTGAATACATGGCACCTTCATTAGATGCTAGACAAGACATGGTGGTGGTAGAGGTACCAAGGCTAGGGAAGGAAGCTGCTGTCAAAGCTATAAAAGAATGGGGTCAACCAAAATCAAAGATTACTCATTTAATCTTTTGCACCACAAGTGGTGTAGACATGCCTGGTGCTGATTATCAACTCACCAAACTTTTAGGTCTCCGCCCACATGTGAAAAGGTTTATGATGTACCAACAAGGTTGCTTTGCAGGAGGCACGGTACTTCGTTTGGCTAAAGATTTGGCTGAAAACAATAAAGGTGCTCGTGTGCTAGTGGTTTGTTCTGAAGTTACTGCAGTTACATTCCGGGGCCCTAGTGACACTCACTTGGACAGTCTTGTTGGACAAGCTCTATTTGGAGATGGAGCAGCAGCACTTATTGTGGGTTCTGATCCAGTACCACAAATTGAGAAGCCTATATTTGAAATGGTTTGGACTGCACAAACAATTGCACCTGATAGTGAAGGAGCCATCGATGGTCACCTTCGTGAAGCGGGGCTAACTTTTCACCTTCTTAAAGATGTTCCTGGGATTGTTTCAAAGAACATTGGTAAAGCATTGGTTGAGGCTTTCCAGCCATTGGGAATTTCTGATTACAACTCAATCTTTTGGATTGCACACCCAGGTGGACCTGCAATTTTAGATCAAGTGGAACAAAAGCTAGCCTTGAAGCCTGAAAAGATGAGGGCCACTAGGGAAGTGCTGAGTGAGTATGGAAATATGTCAAGTGCTTGTGTGTTGTTTATCTTGGATAAAATGAGAAAGAAATCAACTCAAGATGGTTTGAAGACAACGGGTGAAGGACTTGAATGGGGTGTGTTGTTCGGCTTTGGACCAGGACTAACGATTGAGACCGTTGTTCTCCGCAGTGTTGCTATATGA